From a region of the Danio aesculapii chromosome 4, fDanAes4.1, whole genome shotgun sequence genome:
- the LOC130222313 gene encoding uncharacterized protein LOC130222313 isoform X2: protein MSGTVSDLRIVLLGNSVSETSSVGNFILGREAFDTEASSDEQQYCERVRGKKVTVINTPLLLNPDLPLRHFSQGVRECVSLSAPGPHVIVLVLKHEYSQEEKECAETVLNFFSDRVFEHTIVLTTQEPERVELNEVNDVMKEIIDKCFNRHYRWGKNSSSADLIATFQEIVQKNGGHPLTCKKVNEDSAPEKVQLGKGQSYTAESAEMASNEQSRKSRGKKHEANGNGEALSVVNVIKNKWSNKIEYGSNENLPIYKLYLEDIWQNRDGFCKRSRFGKNITKENKTIMMIGATGAGKTTLINSMINYILGVKWEDDVRFVLIDEGQQKSQAESQTSEITAYKINHMDGFRVPYSLTIVDTPGFGDTRGIKQDQKITAQIQEFFSARGGIDCIDAVCFVVQASLARLTHTQKYVFDSILSIFGKDIAENILMMVTFADGKKPPVLEAIIKSEIPCSTDKSGEPIHFKLNNSAVFANINKPADDEDSDCENFDQMFWKMGFSSMKKFFTCLINMETKSLTLTREVLKERKHLEFLVEGLEPQIKAGLTKLDEIRKTRAALEQNKAEMDANKDFEYELEVTVPKQIENTTNYFLTNCQKCHYTCHDTCAISNDSAKHGCIAMKDGKCTVCPGKCAWNVHFNQKYKWDYIKETRKETYQDLKKRFEEAHGEVMTKEKIFEKLEYELEVVQDIVTGLIKDSQKSLECLEEIALKPNPLSTPDYIDLMIESEKQEAKPGFLDRIQSLNEVKVKAEIISKVSTGGAVPEDLKTYKPETSRNKPYDSNYLFRMARKYYDKVFK from the exons TGAGTGATCTGAGGATTGTTCTTCTGGGTAACAGCGTTTCAGAAACCAGCAGTGTGGGAAACTTCATCTTAGGGAGAGAAGCGTTTGATACTGAAGCTTCATCTGATGAACAGCAGTACTGTGAGAGAGTTCGAGGAAAAAAAGTGACTGTCATCAACACTCCTCTCCTGCTCAACCCAGATCTCCCATTACGCCATTTTTCCCAGggagtgagagagtgtgtgtctctgtctgcTCCAGGACCTCATGTGATCGTTCTGGTCCTCAAACACGAGTATTCACAAGAAGAAAAGGAGTGTGCGGAAACAGTGCTCAACTTTTTCTCTGACCGTGTGTTTGAACACACCATAGTGCTCACCACACAGGAGCCAGAAAGAGTTGAGCTGAATGAAGTCAATGATGTTATGAAGGAAATCATAGACAAGTGCTTTAACCGACACTACAGATGGGGGAAAAACAGCTCATCTGCTGATCTGATAGCAACATTTCAGGAAATTGTTCAGAAGAATGGTGGGCATCCCTTGACTTGTAAAAAAGTCAATGAAGATTCAGCCCCAGAAAAAG TGCAGTTGGGAAAAGGTCAGAGTTACACAGCTGAATCTGCAGAAATGGCAAGTAATGAACAATCCAGGAAATCCAGGGGAAAAAAGCATGAAGCCAATGGCAATGGAGAGGCTCTAAGTGTTGTTAATGTAATAAAGAACAAGTGGAGCAATAAAATAGAATATGGCAGCAATGAAAACCTGCCCATCTATAAACTCTATCTGGAGGATATTTGGCAGAACAGAGATGGATTCTGCAAAAGAAGCAGATTTGGGAAAAACATCACAAAAGAGAACAAGACTATTATGATGATCGGAGCCACTGGTGCAGGAAAAACCACTCTCATTAACAGCATGATCAACTACATTCTGGGAGTGAAATGGGAAGATGATGTCCGGTTTGTGCTGATAGATGAAGGACAGCAGAAATCCCAGGCTGAAAGTCAGACATCAGAGATCACAGCATATAAAATTAACCACATGGATGGTTTCCGGGTTCCATATTCTCTGACCATTGTGGACACACCAGGCTTTGGAGACACCAGAGGAATTAAACAAGACCAGAAAATCACAGCTCAGATTCAGGAGTTCTTCTCTGCCCGTGGAGGAATCGACTGCATTGATGCTGTGTGTTTTGTAGTTCAGGCTTCACTTGCTCGTCTGACGCACACACAGAAATATGTCTTTGACTCCATTCTCTCCATATTTGGGAAAGATATTGCTGAAAACATCCTGATGATGGTCACCTTTGCAGATGGGAAAAAACCTCCAGTTCTGGAGGCCATCATAAAATCTGAGATTCCCTGTTCTACAGATAAGTCTGGAGAGCCGATTCACTTCAAATTGAACAACTCTGCTGTGTTTGCAAACATTAATAAACCTGCAGACGACGAGGACTCTGACTGTGAAAACTTTGACCAAATGTTCTGGAAGATGGGATTTTCTAGCATGAAGAAATTCTTCACATGCCTCATTAACATGGAAACCAAGAGTTTAACTCTGACACGAGAGGTCCTGAAAGAGAGAAAGCACCTCGAGTTCCTTGTGGAAGGCCTGGAGCCACAGATCAAGGCTGGTCTGACAAAGCTAGATGAAATTAGGAAGACAAGAGCTGCTCTGGAACAAAACAAGGCTGAGATGGATGCAAACAAGGATTTTGAATATGAATTAGAAGTAACTGTCCCAAAACAGATAGAAAACACCACTAACTACTTCTTGACCAACTGCCAAAAGTGTCACTACACATGTCATGATACATGTGCGATTTCAAATGACAGTGCTAAACATGGGTGCATTGCCATGAAAGATGGAAAGTGTACAGTCTGTCCTGGAAAGTGTGCCTGGAATGTTCACTTTAATCAGAAATATAAATGGGACTACATCAAAGAAACAAGAAAGGAAACCTATCAGGATTTGAAAAAGCGCTTTGAAGAAGCCCATGGAGAGGTCATGACCAAAGAAAAGATCTTTGAAAAGCTTGAATATGAGCTTGAGGTTGTCCAGGATATTGTCACTGGACTAATTAAGGACTCTCAGAAGTCTTTGGAGTGTCTGGAGGAAATTGCCCTCAAGCCCAATCCTCTGTCCACCCCTGACTACATCGATCTGATGATTGAGTCTGAGAAACAAGAAGCCAAACCTGGATTTCTAGATCGCATTCAGTCTTTAAATGAAGTCAAAGTGAAGGCAGAGATCATCAGTAAAGTTTCCACAGGAGGAGCAGTTCCTGAGGATTTGAAGACATATAAACCTGAAACAAGCAGAAATAAACCCTACGATTCAAACTACCTGTTCAGAATGGCAAGGAAGTATTATGATAAAGTTTTTAAGTAA
- the LOC130222313 gene encoding uncharacterized protein LOC130222313 isoform X1 has translation MSGTVSDLRIVLLGNSVSETSSVGNFILGREAFDTEASSDEQQYCERVRGKKVTVINTPLLLNPDLPLRHFSQGVRECVSLSAPGPHVIVLVLKHEYSQEEKECAETVLNFFSDRVFEHTIVLTTQEPERVELNEVNDVMKEIIDKCFNRHYRWGKNSSSADLIATFQEIVQKNGGHPLTCKKVNEDSAPEKAVQLGKGQSYTAESAEMASNEQSRKSRGKKHEANGNGEALSVVNVIKNKWSNKIEYGSNENLPIYKLYLEDIWQNRDGFCKRSRFGKNITKENKTIMMIGATGAGKTTLINSMINYILGVKWEDDVRFVLIDEGQQKSQAESQTSEITAYKINHMDGFRVPYSLTIVDTPGFGDTRGIKQDQKITAQIQEFFSARGGIDCIDAVCFVVQASLARLTHTQKYVFDSILSIFGKDIAENILMMVTFADGKKPPVLEAIIKSEIPCSTDKSGEPIHFKLNNSAVFANINKPADDEDSDCENFDQMFWKMGFSSMKKFFTCLINMETKSLTLTREVLKERKHLEFLVEGLEPQIKAGLTKLDEIRKTRAALEQNKAEMDANKDFEYELEVTVPKQIENTTNYFLTNCQKCHYTCHDTCAISNDSAKHGCIAMKDGKCTVCPGKCAWNVHFNQKYKWDYIKETRKETYQDLKKRFEEAHGEVMTKEKIFEKLEYELEVVQDIVTGLIKDSQKSLECLEEIALKPNPLSTPDYIDLMIESEKQEAKPGFLDRIQSLNEVKVKAEIISKVSTGGAVPEDLKTYKPETSRNKPYDSNYLFRMARKYYDKVFK, from the exons TGAGTGATCTGAGGATTGTTCTTCTGGGTAACAGCGTTTCAGAAACCAGCAGTGTGGGAAACTTCATCTTAGGGAGAGAAGCGTTTGATACTGAAGCTTCATCTGATGAACAGCAGTACTGTGAGAGAGTTCGAGGAAAAAAAGTGACTGTCATCAACACTCCTCTCCTGCTCAACCCAGATCTCCCATTACGCCATTTTTCCCAGggagtgagagagtgtgtgtctctgtctgcTCCAGGACCTCATGTGATCGTTCTGGTCCTCAAACACGAGTATTCACAAGAAGAAAAGGAGTGTGCGGAAACAGTGCTCAACTTTTTCTCTGACCGTGTGTTTGAACACACCATAGTGCTCACCACACAGGAGCCAGAAAGAGTTGAGCTGAATGAAGTCAATGATGTTATGAAGGAAATCATAGACAAGTGCTTTAACCGACACTACAGATGGGGGAAAAACAGCTCATCTGCTGATCTGATAGCAACATTTCAGGAAATTGTTCAGAAGAATGGTGGGCATCCCTTGACTTGTAAAAAAGTCAATGAAGATTCAGCCCCAGAAAAAG CAGTGCAGTTGGGAAAAGGTCAGAGTTACACAGCTGAATCTGCAGAAATGGCAAGTAATGAACAATCCAGGAAATCCAGGGGAAAAAAGCATGAAGCCAATGGCAATGGAGAGGCTCTAAGTGTTGTTAATGTAATAAAGAACAAGTGGAGCAATAAAATAGAATATGGCAGCAATGAAAACCTGCCCATCTATAAACTCTATCTGGAGGATATTTGGCAGAACAGAGATGGATTCTGCAAAAGAAGCAGATTTGGGAAAAACATCACAAAAGAGAACAAGACTATTATGATGATCGGAGCCACTGGTGCAGGAAAAACCACTCTCATTAACAGCATGATCAACTACATTCTGGGAGTGAAATGGGAAGATGATGTCCGGTTTGTGCTGATAGATGAAGGACAGCAGAAATCCCAGGCTGAAAGTCAGACATCAGAGATCACAGCATATAAAATTAACCACATGGATGGTTTCCGGGTTCCATATTCTCTGACCATTGTGGACACACCAGGCTTTGGAGACACCAGAGGAATTAAACAAGACCAGAAAATCACAGCTCAGATTCAGGAGTTCTTCTCTGCCCGTGGAGGAATCGACTGCATTGATGCTGTGTGTTTTGTAGTTCAGGCTTCACTTGCTCGTCTGACGCACACACAGAAATATGTCTTTGACTCCATTCTCTCCATATTTGGGAAAGATATTGCTGAAAACATCCTGATGATGGTCACCTTTGCAGATGGGAAAAAACCTCCAGTTCTGGAGGCCATCATAAAATCTGAGATTCCCTGTTCTACAGATAAGTCTGGAGAGCCGATTCACTTCAAATTGAACAACTCTGCTGTGTTTGCAAACATTAATAAACCTGCAGACGACGAGGACTCTGACTGTGAAAACTTTGACCAAATGTTCTGGAAGATGGGATTTTCTAGCATGAAGAAATTCTTCACATGCCTCATTAACATGGAAACCAAGAGTTTAACTCTGACACGAGAGGTCCTGAAAGAGAGAAAGCACCTCGAGTTCCTTGTGGAAGGCCTGGAGCCACAGATCAAGGCTGGTCTGACAAAGCTAGATGAAATTAGGAAGACAAGAGCTGCTCTGGAACAAAACAAGGCTGAGATGGATGCAAACAAGGATTTTGAATATGAATTAGAAGTAACTGTCCCAAAACAGATAGAAAACACCACTAACTACTTCTTGACCAACTGCCAAAAGTGTCACTACACATGTCATGATACATGTGCGATTTCAAATGACAGTGCTAAACATGGGTGCATTGCCATGAAAGATGGAAAGTGTACAGTCTGTCCTGGAAAGTGTGCCTGGAATGTTCACTTTAATCAGAAATATAAATGGGACTACATCAAAGAAACAAGAAAGGAAACCTATCAGGATTTGAAAAAGCGCTTTGAAGAAGCCCATGGAGAGGTCATGACCAAAGAAAAGATCTTTGAAAAGCTTGAATATGAGCTTGAGGTTGTCCAGGATATTGTCACTGGACTAATTAAGGACTCTCAGAAGTCTTTGGAGTGTCTGGAGGAAATTGCCCTCAAGCCCAATCCTCTGTCCACCCCTGACTACATCGATCTGATGATTGAGTCTGAGAAACAAGAAGCCAAACCTGGATTTCTAGATCGCATTCAGTCTTTAAATGAAGTCAAAGTGAAGGCAGAGATCATCAGTAAAGTTTCCACAGGAGGAGCAGTTCCTGAGGATTTGAAGACATATAAACCTGAAACAAGCAGAAATAAACCCTACGATTCAAACTACCTGTTCAGAATGGCAAGGAAGTATTATGATAAAGTTTTTAAGTAA
- the LOC130222313 gene encoding uncharacterized protein LOC130222313 isoform X3 — translation MSVSDLRIVLLGNSVSETSSVGNFILGREAFDTEASSDEQQYCERVRGKKVTVINTPLLLNPDLPLRHFSQGVRECVSLSAPGPHVIVLVLKHEYSQEEKECAETVLNFFSDRVFEHTIVLTTQEPERVELNEVNDVMKEIIDKCFNRHYRWGKNSSSADLIATFQEIVQKNGGHPLTCKKVNEDSAPEKAVQLGKGQSYTAESAEMASNEQSRKSRGKKHEANGNGEALSVVNVIKNKWSNKIEYGSNENLPIYKLYLEDIWQNRDGFCKRSRFGKNITKENKTIMMIGATGAGKTTLINSMINYILGVKWEDDVRFVLIDEGQQKSQAESQTSEITAYKINHMDGFRVPYSLTIVDTPGFGDTRGIKQDQKITAQIQEFFSARGGIDCIDAVCFVVQASLARLTHTQKYVFDSILSIFGKDIAENILMMVTFADGKKPPVLEAIIKSEIPCSTDKSGEPIHFKLNNSAVFANINKPADDEDSDCENFDQMFWKMGFSSMKKFFTCLINMETKSLTLTREVLKERKHLEFLVEGLEPQIKAGLTKLDEIRKTRAALEQNKAEMDANKDFEYELEVTVPKQIENTTNYFLTNCQKCHYTCHDTCAISNDSAKHGCIAMKDGKCTVCPGKCAWNVHFNQKYKWDYIKETRKETYQDLKKRFEEAHGEVMTKEKIFEKLEYELEVVQDIVTGLIKDSQKSLECLEEIALKPNPLSTPDYIDLMIESEKQEAKPGFLDRIQSLNEVKVKAEIISKVSTGGAVPEDLKTYKPETSRNKPYDSNYLFRMARKYYDKVFK, via the exons TGAGTGATCTGAGGATTGTTCTTCTGGGTAACAGCGTTTCAGAAACCAGCAGTGTGGGAAACTTCATCTTAGGGAGAGAAGCGTTTGATACTGAAGCTTCATCTGATGAACAGCAGTACTGTGAGAGAGTTCGAGGAAAAAAAGTGACTGTCATCAACACTCCTCTCCTGCTCAACCCAGATCTCCCATTACGCCATTTTTCCCAGggagtgagagagtgtgtgtctctgtctgcTCCAGGACCTCATGTGATCGTTCTGGTCCTCAAACACGAGTATTCACAAGAAGAAAAGGAGTGTGCGGAAACAGTGCTCAACTTTTTCTCTGACCGTGTGTTTGAACACACCATAGTGCTCACCACACAGGAGCCAGAAAGAGTTGAGCTGAATGAAGTCAATGATGTTATGAAGGAAATCATAGACAAGTGCTTTAACCGACACTACAGATGGGGGAAAAACAGCTCATCTGCTGATCTGATAGCAACATTTCAGGAAATTGTTCAGAAGAATGGTGGGCATCCCTTGACTTGTAAAAAAGTCAATGAAGATTCAGCCCCAGAAAAAG CAGTGCAGTTGGGAAAAGGTCAGAGTTACACAGCTGAATCTGCAGAAATGGCAAGTAATGAACAATCCAGGAAATCCAGGGGAAAAAAGCATGAAGCCAATGGCAATGGAGAGGCTCTAAGTGTTGTTAATGTAATAAAGAACAAGTGGAGCAATAAAATAGAATATGGCAGCAATGAAAACCTGCCCATCTATAAACTCTATCTGGAGGATATTTGGCAGAACAGAGATGGATTCTGCAAAAGAAGCAGATTTGGGAAAAACATCACAAAAGAGAACAAGACTATTATGATGATCGGAGCCACTGGTGCAGGAAAAACCACTCTCATTAACAGCATGATCAACTACATTCTGGGAGTGAAATGGGAAGATGATGTCCGGTTTGTGCTGATAGATGAAGGACAGCAGAAATCCCAGGCTGAAAGTCAGACATCAGAGATCACAGCATATAAAATTAACCACATGGATGGTTTCCGGGTTCCATATTCTCTGACCATTGTGGACACACCAGGCTTTGGAGACACCAGAGGAATTAAACAAGACCAGAAAATCACAGCTCAGATTCAGGAGTTCTTCTCTGCCCGTGGAGGAATCGACTGCATTGATGCTGTGTGTTTTGTAGTTCAGGCTTCACTTGCTCGTCTGACGCACACACAGAAATATGTCTTTGACTCCATTCTCTCCATATTTGGGAAAGATATTGCTGAAAACATCCTGATGATGGTCACCTTTGCAGATGGGAAAAAACCTCCAGTTCTGGAGGCCATCATAAAATCTGAGATTCCCTGTTCTACAGATAAGTCTGGAGAGCCGATTCACTTCAAATTGAACAACTCTGCTGTGTTTGCAAACATTAATAAACCTGCAGACGACGAGGACTCTGACTGTGAAAACTTTGACCAAATGTTCTGGAAGATGGGATTTTCTAGCATGAAGAAATTCTTCACATGCCTCATTAACATGGAAACCAAGAGTTTAACTCTGACACGAGAGGTCCTGAAAGAGAGAAAGCACCTCGAGTTCCTTGTGGAAGGCCTGGAGCCACAGATCAAGGCTGGTCTGACAAAGCTAGATGAAATTAGGAAGACAAGAGCTGCTCTGGAACAAAACAAGGCTGAGATGGATGCAAACAAGGATTTTGAATATGAATTAGAAGTAACTGTCCCAAAACAGATAGAAAACACCACTAACTACTTCTTGACCAACTGCCAAAAGTGTCACTACACATGTCATGATACATGTGCGATTTCAAATGACAGTGCTAAACATGGGTGCATTGCCATGAAAGATGGAAAGTGTACAGTCTGTCCTGGAAAGTGTGCCTGGAATGTTCACTTTAATCAGAAATATAAATGGGACTACATCAAAGAAACAAGAAAGGAAACCTATCAGGATTTGAAAAAGCGCTTTGAAGAAGCCCATGGAGAGGTCATGACCAAAGAAAAGATCTTTGAAAAGCTTGAATATGAGCTTGAGGTTGTCCAGGATATTGTCACTGGACTAATTAAGGACTCTCAGAAGTCTTTGGAGTGTCTGGAGGAAATTGCCCTCAAGCCCAATCCTCTGTCCACCCCTGACTACATCGATCTGATGATTGAGTCTGAGAAACAAGAAGCCAAACCTGGATTTCTAGATCGCATTCAGTCTTTAAATGAAGTCAAAGTGAAGGCAGAGATCATCAGTAAAGTTTCCACAGGAGGAGCAGTTCCTGAGGATTTGAAGACATATAAACCTGAAACAAGCAGAAATAAACCCTACGATTCAAACTACCTGTTCAGAATGGCAAGGAAGTATTATGATAAAGTTTTTAAGTAA